Proteins co-encoded in one Spirosoma endbachense genomic window:
- a CDS encoding YncE family protein, with the protein MKSKKNMLLVLMSGVFLLSATAWISTSKNNLAVHAPKPAPKVQRYLYVVTPGIRNYLGYGGHGIQVFDIDNNHKFVKFIKTGGLNKKGKPSNVKGVDVSLSTNCIYISTLEAIQCVDITTEKVLWEKEYEGGVDRISISPDGKIIYAPSLEKEFWNVLDAKTGDLIKKIVTNSGAHNTIYGPDGNYVYLAGLKSTMLNVADTKTHTVTKQVGPFAADIRPFTINGSQTLVYVNVNGLLGFEIGDLVTGKFLHRVVVEGFNIGEVKRHSCPSHGIGMTPDEKEIWLCDGANNRVHVFDNTVMPPVQKTSILVRDMPGWITFSVDGKYAYPSTGDVIDVKTRKIVTTLEDQDYNDVQSEKMVEIHFNGGKAVAAGDQFGLGQVKKVAKN; encoded by the coding sequence ATGAAGTCGAAAAAAAATATGCTTCTTGTCCTGATGAGCGGGGTATTCCTCTTATCAGCAACTGCCTGGATATCCACTTCTAAAAATAACCTTGCTGTACATGCTCCTAAACCCGCTCCTAAAGTACAGCGCTATTTGTATGTGGTTACGCCGGGTATTCGGAACTACCTTGGCTATGGCGGTCATGGTATTCAGGTCTTCGATATCGACAATAACCACAAGTTTGTAAAATTCATTAAAACCGGAGGGCTCAACAAAAAGGGTAAGCCATCCAATGTGAAGGGTGTCGATGTGAGCCTATCGACCAATTGCATTTATATCAGCACCCTGGAAGCGATCCAATGCGTCGACATCACGACCGAAAAAGTGTTGTGGGAGAAAGAATATGAAGGTGGTGTAGACCGGATATCGATCTCACCCGATGGCAAGATTATCTATGCGCCTTCTTTAGAAAAAGAGTTCTGGAACGTACTGGATGCTAAAACAGGTGATCTTATCAAAAAGATCGTAACCAATTCGGGAGCTCACAATACCATTTATGGACCCGATGGCAATTACGTTTATCTGGCGGGTCTTAAATCGACAATGCTGAACGTGGCCGATACCAAAACCCATACGGTGACCAAACAGGTTGGTCCGTTTGCTGCCGACATTCGCCCGTTCACGATCAACGGTTCACAAACGCTCGTATACGTGAATGTGAACGGTCTGCTTGGCTTCGAAATCGGCGATCTCGTTACCGGGAAATTTCTGCATCGTGTCGTTGTGGAAGGATTCAATATTGGCGAAGTAAAGCGTCATAGCTGCCCAAGCCACGGCATTGGTATGACCCCCGATGAAAAAGAAATCTGGTTGTGTGATGGTGCCAACAACCGGGTGCATGTATTTGACAATACGGTCATGCCGCCCGTTCAGAAAACATCGATTCTGGTCAGAGATATGCCAGGCTGGATCACCTTTAGTGTGGATGGCAAATACGCCTATCCATCAACCGGCGATGTCATTGACGTAAAGACCCGCAAAATTGTTACCACGCTCGAAGATCAGGACTACAATGATGTTCAGAGTGAGAAAATGGTCGAGATCCATTTTAATGGGGGCAAGGCAGTGGCGGCCGGTGATCAATTTGGCCTTGGCCAGGTGAAAAAAGTGGCCAAAAATTAA
- a CDS encoding D-2-hydroxyacid dehydrogenase, with product MKLVFLDVKTMGDIPNLGLLEKYGEVTYYQTTRPDQTQERIENADIVLVNKVVLDRAIIEQASALKLICVVATGTNNVDKVAAEKRGIPVKNASDYSTQSVTQGTFALLFHLLVNIPYFDQYVKDGSYSKTDIFTHFGNGFWELNGKRFGIIGLGAIGRQVAKVADAFGAEVVYYSTSGQNTQQPYQRLDLEEFLTTSDVVSIHAPLNENTANLINYDRLKRLKKTAILINVGRGGIVNEADLARALDEELLAGAGIDVFTQEPISPANPLLHVKNKARLALSPHVTWASIEARTMLMEKVGRNIEEFLTDGK from the coding sequence ATGAAATTAGTCTTTCTGGATGTTAAAACGATGGGCGACATTCCAAACCTTGGGTTGTTGGAGAAGTATGGCGAGGTCACGTATTATCAGACGACGCGACCCGACCAGACCCAGGAGCGGATCGAAAATGCCGATATCGTACTAGTCAATAAAGTCGTTTTAGATCGTGCTATCATTGAGCAGGCCAGTGCATTGAAATTGATTTGTGTGGTTGCGACCGGCACAAATAATGTTGATAAAGTGGCTGCCGAAAAACGAGGCATTCCAGTAAAAAATGCCTCGGATTATTCGACACAGAGTGTTACGCAGGGCACCTTCGCGCTGTTGTTTCACCTACTGGTCAATATTCCTTATTTCGATCAGTATGTAAAGGATGGATCGTACTCGAAGACCGATATATTCACTCATTTTGGCAACGGATTCTGGGAGTTGAACGGCAAACGATTTGGCATTATCGGTCTGGGTGCCATTGGCCGACAGGTCGCCAAAGTCGCCGATGCGTTTGGGGCCGAAGTCGTCTACTATTCAACTTCTGGTCAAAATACCCAACAGCCTTACCAGCGCCTTGACCTGGAGGAATTCTTAACCACCTCAGATGTGGTGTCTATTCATGCACCACTCAATGAGAACACAGCGAATCTGATTAATTATGATCGGCTAAAGCGTTTGAAAAAAACGGCCATTCTGATCAATGTTGGCCGGGGAGGTATTGTCAATGAAGCTGATTTAGCGCGGGCACTGGACGAAGAATTACTGGCCGGGGCAGGCATTGACGTATTTACCCAGGAACCTATTTCGCCAGCCAATCCGCTGTTGCACGTAAAAAATAAAGCCAGACTGGCGCTAAGCCCACACGTTACCTGGGCGAGTATAGAAGCCCGAACCATGTTGATGGAGAAAGTTGGACGCAACATCGAGGAGTTTTTGACTGATGGTAAGTAA
- a CDS encoding RagB/SusD family nutrient uptake outer membrane protein, whose translation MKKILPLIAVFSLLITSCSKQFIEILPVDTVTVDVLYKTDKDYQDAVIGVYGIFQDQYQNMYYFGDIRGDDVWDELVKGTAGAVDNFTLANDDALLINTWRNYYKAITRANALLERISTADASITNKNRHTGEAEFLRALAYFDLVRIFGDVPFVTKSISIDESYKTPREKVDKIYDEIIIKDLLDAEAKLPASYTGPDVGRATKGAAKALLGKVYLTRKDFAKAETKLQEVTTMGYALLPNWADLWDYSKNEHHSEYIFDIEYEQGLGGEGSIYTNRFTPKVTSMIAFYGIAGSVDDQNTPHQVLFDLFEAKDKRKDITASKGYTDGTGKFIPILISSNNMSAYTRKYIARITTANDSPADWKVIRYADVLLMYAEALNENGKTSTALPLLNQIRTRVGVDPYTALTQTEMRDKIALERRMELAFEGHRWFDLVRTGQAYTVMQKYGMKPHNTLWPIPFAQIQLVNNRAIFPQNPGYD comes from the coding sequence ATGAAAAAGATCCTACCCTTAATCGCTGTCTTCTCGCTGCTGATAACGTCGTGTTCCAAACAGTTTATCGAAATACTTCCCGTCGATACAGTAACGGTTGACGTTCTGTATAAAACTGATAAAGACTACCAGGATGCGGTCATTGGCGTCTACGGTATTTTCCAGGATCAGTATCAGAACATGTATTACTTTGGCGATATCCGCGGAGATGATGTATGGGATGAACTGGTAAAGGGCACAGCCGGGGCTGTTGACAATTTTACGCTGGCTAATGACGATGCACTGCTCATCAATACCTGGCGGAATTATTATAAAGCAATCACGCGTGCCAATGCCCTGCTGGAACGGATCAGTACGGCCGATGCCAGCATTACCAACAAAAACCGGCACACTGGCGAGGCTGAATTTCTAAGGGCGCTGGCCTATTTTGACCTGGTCAGAATATTTGGTGATGTACCTTTTGTGACGAAGTCTATTAGCATCGACGAATCTTACAAAACACCCCGCGAAAAAGTGGATAAAATTTATGATGAGATCATCATCAAAGATCTTCTCGATGCGGAAGCCAAACTACCTGCCAGTTATACCGGGCCAGATGTTGGCCGGGCTACGAAAGGAGCTGCAAAAGCATTGCTGGGAAAAGTATACCTGACCCGTAAAGATTTTGCGAAGGCCGAAACGAAACTCCAGGAAGTGACCACAATGGGCTATGCCTTGCTCCCTAACTGGGCCGATTTATGGGATTATAGCAAAAACGAGCACCACAGCGAATACATATTCGATATCGAGTATGAGCAGGGATTAGGCGGAGAAGGTAGTATATACACGAACCGCTTTACGCCCAAGGTGACATCGATGATTGCGTTTTATGGCATTGCCGGTTCTGTCGATGATCAGAATACGCCCCATCAGGTGCTGTTCGATTTGTTTGAAGCCAAGGATAAACGAAAAGATATCACGGCATCAAAGGGTTATACCGACGGGACGGGTAAGTTTATTCCGATTCTTATTTCCTCCAACAACATGTCGGCCTATACCCGCAAATACATTGCGCGCATAACTACTGCCAACGACAGCCCCGCCGACTGGAAAGTGATTCGCTATGCCGATGTATTATTGATGTATGCCGAAGCCCTGAATGAAAATGGGAAAACCTCAACGGCTCTACCTTTGCTGAATCAGATACGTACCCGCGTCGGTGTTGACCCATACACAGCGTTAACGCAGACCGAAATGCGGGATAAAATCGCCCTGGAGCGCCGTATGGAGCTGGCTTTTGAAGGGCATCGGTGGTTTGATTTAGTAAGAACCGGCCAAGCGTATACGGTCATGCAGAAATATGGCATGAAGCCTCACAATACATTGTGGCCTATACCATTTGCTCAAATTCAATTGGTCAATAACCGCGCAATTTTCCCGCAGAATCCAGGGTATGATTGA
- a CDS encoding SusC/RagA family TonB-linked outer membrane protein encodes MKKIVRVLLLAGVALGGVRPGFSQTLARAQPPQQKEAVIKTSSKKLKDVLKKLQDHYAIDILFLDRNVEGLTVDADAVNFNANIEKNLSTILKPLGLRYKKVKNGGYVVVAREPVGKPEVNSVPVQAISPEALNKPENETDNRQSSSDSGSETPVDKEKTADITVQGTVKDDKGEGLPGVSIVLKGAQKGTTSDADGRYKLDVPNASAILIFSFVGYMAQEVTVGNRTSLDIVLKTDNKTLDEIVVIGYGSIEKKDLTGSIASVGSKSIQELAVPRVDQALMGKIAGVQVKPVSGEPGAAPQIRIRGVGSISAGGGPLYVVDGFPISSIQTLNPNDVETIDVLKDASATAIYGSRGSNGVVIINTKRGKSGKAVINFNYQFGLQKIAKMPVYQTGLEEAQHYLDGVRNRNIDEGNDVSGNPTTWKAPVPQTIVDVLSGKITTNEDPLDAILRTAPQHQYQLSATGGSDNMRYALSGEYLNQDGIILNSNFKRYSFRANIDARLTPKLSLKVNFNPSYTDKTNVGGAGAEDLTTYSDITNNPLYNAIVIPTYQSLFNPDGSYYPFGNGLDAVVTSKNPLALAKEVKGRQKGFGFLGNTFLEYAIMPNLKVNVMLGINLMNIKGSYFKPQLPAFLNELASGTDNASMRLNWITETTVNYSKSVGKHNFTGLVGYTTQRETFESNTLTSNRYPNNLVPTLSAVSGLLTGGSSNVAEWSLVSYLGRINYNYNSKYYATASIRTDGSSRFGSDNKFGLFPSLALAWRVSDENFMKEFRFLNELKLRASYGKTGNNNIGNYDQLATINYEKYVLGNTGVGGFSAGRLGNPALTWEKQEQINAGIDVSFLNNRLALTIDHFRSRNTDLLLNVNVPDITGFNTALKNIGEVKNTGWEFAVNTVNVEGKFRWQTSLNFSMYRNQVTKLGPSGDPIISGGNITMIGQPVGMFYGWLTDGIFKTKADLDKGPLWNPGGRDASRVGDVRFVDVSGPNGKPDGIINSFDRTVMGSPYPDFYYGMTNNFSYKNFTLSVSLQGVQGNSVLALSREQSANDRARFRQYAIMNNYWKSESDPGNGYSVRPNDVPTGNFRGTYSQRWLDDGSYLRINNIAFGYALPENVAKKLTFNAIRLTVTANNPFLFTKYIGFNPDVSMNSSPLTPGNERYDYPTAKSLIFGINLGF; translated from the coding sequence ATGAAGAAAATTGTACGCGTGCTACTCCTGGCTGGAGTGGCGCTGGGAGGAGTACGCCCTGGATTTTCGCAAACGCTGGCCAGAGCACAACCACCCCAGCAGAAGGAGGCTGTAATAAAAACTTCCTCGAAGAAACTGAAAGATGTTCTGAAAAAACTACAGGATCATTATGCCATCGATATCCTGTTTCTGGATCGGAACGTAGAGGGGCTGACAGTGGATGCAGATGCTGTTAATTTCAATGCGAACATTGAGAAAAACCTGAGCACTATCTTAAAGCCGCTGGGATTACGCTACAAAAAAGTAAAAAACGGGGGCTATGTCGTTGTGGCAAGGGAGCCAGTGGGAAAGCCGGAAGTTAACAGTGTACCCGTCCAGGCTATATCCCCTGAAGCGCTGAACAAGCCTGAAAATGAGACTGATAACCGACAGTCGTCGTCGGATAGTGGCTCTGAAACACCTGTTGACAAGGAGAAAACGGCTGATATAACCGTTCAGGGAACCGTAAAAGATGATAAGGGCGAAGGGTTGCCAGGAGTGAGTATCGTGTTGAAGGGTGCGCAAAAAGGAACGACCTCAGACGCAGACGGACGCTATAAACTGGATGTTCCGAATGCATCAGCCATCCTGATCTTTAGTTTTGTCGGCTATATGGCTCAGGAAGTCACAGTCGGTAATCGGACTTCGCTGGATATCGTCCTGAAAACAGACAATAAGACACTAGATGAGATCGTCGTGATCGGGTATGGTTCGATCGAAAAGAAAGATCTGACCGGATCAATTGCTTCTGTAGGCAGTAAATCCATTCAGGAACTGGCCGTGCCGCGAGTTGATCAGGCACTTATGGGGAAAATTGCCGGGGTGCAGGTTAAACCCGTTTCGGGTGAGCCAGGCGCGGCACCGCAAATCAGAATTCGGGGTGTAGGCAGCATTTCGGCGGGTGGCGGGCCTTTATACGTTGTCGATGGGTTTCCTATTTCAAGCATACAAACCTTAAATCCAAACGATGTTGAAACCATAGATGTGCTGAAAGATGCCTCGGCCACCGCTATTTATGGCTCTCGCGGCTCGAACGGGGTCGTAATCATTAATACCAAACGGGGAAAATCGGGCAAAGCCGTCATCAATTTCAATTATCAGTTTGGCCTTCAGAAAATAGCGAAAATGCCCGTTTATCAGACGGGTCTTGAAGAAGCTCAACACTATCTGGATGGGGTTCGTAATCGAAATATTGACGAAGGGAATGATGTATCGGGAAATCCAACGACCTGGAAAGCCCCCGTTCCGCAAACGATTGTCGATGTGCTATCGGGCAAAATAACGACCAACGAAGATCCGCTGGATGCCATACTGCGTACAGCTCCCCAACATCAATATCAATTAAGTGCAACTGGTGGGAGTGACAACATGCGCTATGCGTTGAGTGGTGAGTACCTGAATCAGGACGGGATCATTCTGAACAGCAATTTCAAACGCTATTCGTTCCGGGCCAATATTGATGCCAGACTGACCCCGAAACTTTCATTAAAAGTAAACTTCAACCCATCCTATACCGATAAAACAAATGTTGGTGGAGCCGGTGCAGAAGACCTGACAACGTATAGCGATATTACAAACAATCCTTTATACAATGCCATCGTAATCCCAACTTACCAATCGTTATTTAACCCGGACGGGAGCTATTATCCATTTGGTAACGGATTGGATGCCGTGGTGACCAGTAAAAATCCGCTCGCGCTGGCCAAAGAAGTTAAGGGAAGACAGAAAGGATTTGGGTTTTTGGGAAATACCTTCCTCGAATATGCCATTATGCCCAATTTAAAGGTGAATGTCATGTTGGGCATAAACCTGATGAACATAAAAGGTAGCTATTTTAAACCCCAATTGCCTGCTTTTTTGAATGAATTGGCTTCGGGTACCGATAACGCGTCCATGCGATTAAACTGGATTACGGAAACGACGGTAAATTATTCGAAAAGTGTTGGCAAGCATAACTTTACCGGACTGGTTGGCTATACAACCCAACGGGAAACGTTCGAATCCAATACGTTGACCAGTAATCGATACCCGAATAATCTGGTTCCGACGCTGAGTGCCGTTAGTGGTCTCTTAACGGGCGGATCATCCAACGTAGCGGAGTGGTCGCTGGTTTCTTACCTGGGTCGTATCAACTACAACTACAACAGTAAGTACTATGCAACGGCCTCCATTCGGACAGATGGCTCTTCCCGATTCGGGTCGGATAATAAATTCGGTTTATTCCCTTCTCTAGCCCTGGCCTGGCGTGTTTCTGACGAAAATTTCATGAAGGAATTTCGCTTCCTGAATGAACTGAAATTAAGAGCCAGCTATGGTAAAACGGGGAATAATAATATCGGCAACTATGATCAGTTAGCGACGATAAACTACGAAAAGTACGTACTGGGCAATACAGGCGTGGGCGGTTTTTCGGCCGGTCGGTTGGGTAACCCGGCATTGACCTGGGAGAAACAGGAGCAAATCAATGCAGGTATCGATGTCAGTTTTTTAAACAACCGACTTGCTTTAACGATCGATCACTTCCGTTCCAGAAACACTGATCTGCTCTTAAACGTCAATGTTCCGGATATTACAGGGTTCAACACGGCTTTAAAAAACATCGGTGAAGTCAAAAATACCGGCTGGGAATTTGCCGTAAACACTGTAAACGTAGAGGGAAAATTCCGGTGGCAGACGAGCCTGAACTTCTCCATGTATCGCAACCAGGTTACGAAGCTAGGCCCTTCTGGTGATCCCATTATTTCGGGCGGAAATATAACCATGATTGGCCAGCCTGTTGGTATGTTTTATGGGTGGTTGACCGATGGCATATTCAAGACGAAAGCTGACCTGGATAAAGGCCCGCTCTGGAATCCCGGTGGTCGTGATGCATCGCGGGTGGGTGACGTTCGGTTTGTGGATGTTAGTGGTCCGAATGGAAAGCCTGATGGCATCATCAATAGCTTTGACAGAACGGTGATGGGGTCTCCTTATCCGGATTTCTACTACGGCATGACCAATAATTTCTCGTATAAAAACTTTACGTTAAGTGTCAGCCTACAGGGAGTTCAGGGAAACAGCGTGCTTGCCTTATCCAGAGAACAGTCGGCCAACGACAGAGCCCGGTTCCGGCAATATGCCATTATGAACAATTACTGGAAATCGGAATCTGATCCGGGTAACGGCTATTCAGTCCGGCCTAACGATGTACCCACAGGTAATTTCCGGGGAACGTATAGCCAGCGCTGGCTGGATGATGGCTCTTACCTGCGGATCAACAACATCGCATTTGGGTATGCCTTACCCGAAAACGTAGCTAAAAAGCTTACGTTCAACGCAATCCGGTTGACAGTGACGGCCAATAACCCATTTCTTTTCACGAAATACATTGGCTTCAATCCGGATGTTAGCATGAATTCGAGCCCGCTTACCCCAGGTAATGAGCGGTATGATTACCCAACGGCGAAGAGTCTCATTTTTGGCATCAATCTGGGTTTTTAA
- a CDS encoding RNA polymerase sigma-70 factor: MNDRLHSPTEMGQIWQLTQHQSAEQPSGLALEETGHNPDQQARWDNELFLRKTFEQNADAGISLLFRQYYALLCSHAIRYVSSKAIAEDIVSDIFYEFHADLRYQSITTSYRAYLFTAVRNRAFDHVRAEMRHTTSLDKADSIAAHITQSPDSITQYEELYHDVENAINAMPLKRRQIYVMHRFEGKKYQEIADELHLSLRTIEAHIYQAMRQIQNTLKGKWLMILFVISQFYFLAT; encoded by the coding sequence ATGAACGATCGGCTTCATTCACCAACAGAGATGGGACAAATCTGGCAACTAACTCAGCATCAATCAGCAGAACAACCATCCGGTTTGGCTCTAGAAGAAACTGGTCATAACCCTGATCAGCAGGCACGATGGGACAACGAATTGTTTCTTCGGAAAACCTTTGAACAGAATGCGGATGCGGGCATTAGCCTCCTGTTCCGCCAGTATTATGCCCTGTTGTGTAGCCATGCCATTCGGTATGTCTCCTCCAAAGCCATCGCCGAAGATATCGTTTCGGATATCTTCTACGAGTTTCACGCCGATCTTCGGTATCAATCCATTACCACTTCCTACCGCGCCTACCTATTTACTGCCGTGCGAAACCGGGCCTTCGATCACGTTCGGGCTGAGATGCGCCACACCACCTCGCTCGATAAAGCCGACTCGATTGCCGCCCACATCACCCAAAGTCCCGACTCGATTACCCAGTATGAAGAGTTGTACCACGATGTGGAGAATGCCATCAATGCCATGCCTCTCAAACGGCGTCAGATTTATGTGATGCACCGCTTTGAAGGGAAGAAATACCAGGAGATTGCCGATGAGCTGCATCTGTCGCTTCGTACCATCGAAGCCCATATTTATCAGGCTATGCGCCAGATTCAGAACACCTTAAAAGGCAAATGGCTGATGATCTTATTCGTAATAAGCCAGTTCTATTTTTTAGCGACATGA
- a CDS encoding FecR family protein: MKNQVSKETLFNYFAGRATALQKQAIDEWAREESNREFFFECLASWESQNPQFMADANAAFKRHQQRMAVQQNIHVQSPESSWLEPRASWLSGSRFRWMIAASVSAVLLLLGGLLFKDTLLFATHRTAFGETRSLTLDDGSHVTLNANSSLRVPRFGFGRKTRHVALVGEADFDIKHLVDDQPFVVQTNKNFEVLVLGTQFLVNTREQGTKVVLNKGKVQLKYQEGTTSKQLTMKPGNLVTFDQKGHISLRQTPKPQDYTSWKEHRFVFDGTTLAEISGLFASNYGIQVQIPDKALTQWTISGAFTAYSAAELMETLASASNLSYRQQGDTIIITQAH; encoded by the coding sequence ATGAAAAATCAGGTATCGAAAGAAACGCTCTTCAACTACTTTGCCGGCCGGGCAACGGCTTTGCAAAAACAGGCTATTGACGAGTGGGCTAGAGAGGAAAGTAATCGGGAATTCTTTTTCGAGTGCCTGGCTAGTTGGGAAAGCCAGAATCCGCAATTTATGGCAGACGCCAATGCCGCCTTCAAACGGCACCAGCAACGCATGGCTGTCCAGCAAAATATACATGTACAGTCCCCGGAAAGCTCCTGGCTGGAACCCAGAGCAAGTTGGTTAAGTGGTAGCCGGTTTCGCTGGATGATAGCCGCATCTGTTAGCGCGGTACTCCTCCTGCTGGGCGGGCTTCTCTTTAAAGATACACTCCTGTTTGCCACCCACAGAACCGCCTTCGGGGAAACCCGTAGCCTGACCCTCGACGATGGCAGCCACGTCACGCTCAATGCCAACTCCTCCTTGCGCGTACCCAGATTTGGCTTCGGCCGTAAAACCCGTCATGTGGCTTTAGTGGGCGAGGCCGATTTCGACATCAAACACCTGGTTGACGATCAACCCTTTGTGGTGCAGACCAATAAGAATTTCGAGGTACTGGTGCTGGGTACTCAGTTTCTGGTCAATACCCGCGAGCAGGGCACCAAGGTGGTGCTTAACAAAGGCAAAGTCCAGCTGAAGTATCAGGAAGGAACGACCAGCAAACAATTGACCATGAAGCCCGGCAATCTGGTCACTTTCGATCAGAAAGGCCATATCAGCCTCCGACAAACCCCTAAACCTCAGGACTATACCTCCTGGAAGGAGCATCGGTTTGTCTTTGATGGAACTACGTTAGCCGAGATTAGCGGTTTGTTTGCCAGCAATTATGGCATCCAGGTTCAGATCCCGGATAAAGCGTTGACGCAGTGGACGATTTCGGGGGCTTTCACGGCCTACAGTGCCGCCGAGTTGATGGAGACCCTGGCGAGTGCGTCCAATCTGAGTTATCGACAGCAAGGTGATACGATTATCATAACCCAAGCTCATTAA
- a CDS encoding YhcH/YjgK/YiaL family protein: MRKIHTTVFYMLMALMLVASVSNAQSDGAWTEEKAAKWYDSQVWLNGLKATPYQVVNKLEFAKQYHANKAAWDKAFAFLRDTDFTRLRAGKYPIDDENVYATISEGPPREISPLKWEAHHTYNDIHFVVKGKEKIGVMPVANATVNQEYSATKDIGFYTIDNGNFYVAEPGNFFIVTTKEAHNPSNKIDGYDGVKKVVVKVKNAL, encoded by the coding sequence ATGAGAAAAATACACACCACGGTTTTTTATATGCTGATGGCATTAATGCTGGTTGCTTCTGTATCGAACGCTCAGTCTGATGGGGCATGGACCGAAGAAAAGGCGGCTAAGTGGTACGATAGTCAGGTCTGGTTAAATGGCTTAAAAGCAACACCCTATCAGGTTGTTAATAAACTGGAGTTTGCAAAGCAATATCACGCCAATAAAGCCGCCTGGGACAAAGCCTTCGCTTTTCTGAGAGATACTGATTTTACCAGACTAAGAGCCGGTAAATACCCAATCGACGATGAGAATGTCTATGCTACGATCAGTGAAGGACCACCGAGAGAAATCTCTCCATTAAAATGGGAAGCCCATCATACCTACAATGACATTCATTTTGTGGTTAAAGGGAAAGAAAAAATTGGCGTAATGCCGGTAGCGAACGCAACGGTTAATCAAGAATACAGCGCAACGAAAGACATTGGTTTTTATACAATTGATAACGGAAATTTTTATGTAGCAGAGCCCGGAAATTTCTTTATCGTGACCACGAAAGAAGCACATAATCCGAGTAATAAAATTGACGGCTACGATGGCGTGAAGAAGGTCGTAGTCAAGGTGAAAAATGCACTCTAG
- the xylA gene encoding xylose isomerase, translated as MSNITLGDQEYFKGIGSIAYEGPKSKNPLAFKWYNPELVIGGKTLREQLRFAISYWHTFTGTGGDPFGPGTRVFAWDQDQDANIRAKMKMDAAFEFITKIGAPYYCFHDIDLVDEGSSASEYEKRLQTIVDYAKQKQAESGVKLLWGTANVFSNPRYMNGASTNPDFAVLAYAGTQVKNAIDATIALGGENYVFWGGREGYMSLLNTNIKREVEHLAQFLTIARDYARKQGFTGTFFIEPKPMEPTKHQYDYDAATVIGFLRQYGLDKDFQLNIEVNHATLAGHTFDHELQIAADAGMLGSIDANRGDYQNGWDTDQFPINIYELVEAALVIHQAGGIKPGGINFDAKVRRNSTDLDDLFIAHISGMDAFARSFIVADAILRESDYLKFRKERYASFDQGQGKAFEAGQLTLDDLRSYTLENGEPQLRSGKQEWLESIINQYI; from the coding sequence ATGTCAAACATTACACTGGGCGACCAGGAATACTTCAAAGGGATTGGCTCCATTGCCTACGAAGGCCCTAAATCCAAAAATCCGTTAGCGTTCAAATGGTACAATCCTGAGCTTGTGATCGGGGGTAAAACCTTACGTGAGCAGTTGCGCTTTGCCATCAGCTATTGGCATACGTTTACCGGCACGGGGGGCGATCCTTTCGGCCCTGGCACACGCGTTTTCGCCTGGGATCAGGATCAGGATGCCAACATACGGGCGAAAATGAAGATGGATGCCGCCTTTGAGTTTATTACAAAAATTGGAGCGCCTTATTACTGTTTTCATGATATTGACCTGGTTGATGAAGGTTCATCGGCGAGCGAGTACGAAAAACGCCTGCAAACCATTGTCGATTATGCGAAGCAAAAACAGGCCGAAAGTGGTGTTAAACTGCTGTGGGGAACCGCAAATGTCTTCTCAAATCCGCGCTACATGAACGGCGCTTCGACCAATCCGGATTTTGCCGTTCTGGCTTATGCCGGAACGCAGGTAAAGAATGCCATTGACGCAACGATTGCGTTGGGTGGCGAAAATTATGTGTTCTGGGGTGGGCGGGAAGGCTATATGTCTCTACTAAATACAAACATCAAACGGGAGGTAGAACACCTGGCTCAGTTCTTGACGATAGCGCGCGATTATGCCCGTAAACAAGGCTTTACAGGTACTTTCTTTATTGAGCCAAAGCCAATGGAACCAACTAAGCACCAGTATGATTACGATGCCGCAACGGTTATTGGCTTCCTGCGTCAATACGGACTTGACAAGGATTTTCAGTTGAACATCGAAGTAAACCATGCTACACTGGCGGGGCATACTTTCGACCACGAATTGCAGATTGCGGCAGATGCCGGAATGCTGGGGAGCATTGACGCAAACCGGGGCGATTACCAGAATGGCTGGGATACTGACCAGTTTCCAATCAATATTTATGAGCTGGTTGAAGCTGCTCTGGTCATTCACCAGGCCGGAGGTATTAAACCAGGTGGTATAAATTTCGATGCCAAAGTGCGCCGAAACTCTACCGATCTGGATGATCTGTTCATTGCCCACATCAGTGGCATGGATGCTTTTGCCCGCTCATTTATCGTGGCTGATGCAATTTTACGTGAATCGGATTACCTCAAATTCAGAAAAGAACGGTATGCTTCTTTTGATCAGGGGCAGGGTAAAGCGTTTGAAGCTGGGCAATTGACGCTTGACGATTTGCGTAGCTATACACTGGAAAATGGCGAGCCGCAACTGCGCAGTGGCAAGCAGGAATGGCTCGAAAGTATTATCAATCAATATATCTGA